The stretch of DNA TGAAACCTATCTGTGTTTTAGTTTTTTCGTCACTTTTGTGGCTGTCATCTTGAAAGCGACAACAATGGGTATGGTACATCTCAAACTGAAAGTAGAAAAGAAGCACTGGCATCGCGAGAAGCAACCTGTACGCAGCAACTATGACACATCTATCGCCCGGCGCATACACTATGCACACATCCTCAACTTCCTgcgaacagaaaaaaaaaggtaggCCAGAAGCTAGGAACATCTCGgagcagaaaaaaggggggaaagaagtGTTGAACACGAGATCCGCTAGCATGCTGATCAGTTATTGTCAACAGAGTCCACAAACTCTTGGAACTGCTTGTATGTAATGTCCCCGTTTTCGTCCTCGACATTGTCGAAAAGTAGAGACACTAGTGtatcctcgtcctctttgcTCATATTAAAATGCAGCACAGTGTTGAGAGAGATGCGAAACATGTCGCGGTTGAGTCGAGAATTGGCGCTGTAATCACTCAACAAGCGAAATTGTTCTTGTACACTTCCCTTTCGCTGAATAAGCTTGAACTGTAGCACGTCACGGAGCTGCTTGCGTCGCAGCTTCTCTTCAGAAACGGTAGCGGTAGATTTCAGCTGATCATTCCTGGTCATGTTTACATTGCGGATCGACCGAGTTGTAAGCGAAGCCTCGTCCATCGACTCAGAAGAGACGTCCACAACTTGACGAAAGTCTTCATAGCTGATTATACCGTCGGTCCCGGGGGACAAGTTCTGCACAAGCAAAAGCGCCTCTTCATCAGTGATGTTACAGCTGCATGCACGCAGAAACTCCTTCACTTGAACATAGCCGAGCGTGCCCTGTGGTGCAAGCCCAAGAAAAGCCTCGCTTGAGCGTGTGAACTTGAggttcagctgctgcttcagcagcaccacaagACATTTGATGCGGTCTTCAGTGACGTCCTTGTCAGTGCCATCGAGAATTCTCTGCGTTCCTGCGTCGAGGCCAGTGAGGAGAAATGGGCGCCGGTAAATTTCAATCACCTGACCTACCTGAAAATCATCAGCAGAAAACGGTACCGTGGTCCCATTCGGCATGTCCTTGCGGTGCGCTCCCTTTGCGAGAAATCGGCCGCCCAGCATGCCGGAATTTCGCTTTGGCTTCTCAAAGATCGCCAGCTCCTTGGTTTCACGATAAAACGAAATCACAAACTCTCTGCTTTCGTCACCGGCAACAATGGGCTTGGCAAGCTTCGCTGAAAAGCTCATCACACGACCAGATTCGCGCTGCGCCAACTCATGGTCGATTCTTGCCGGCTTGCCAACCAAAGAGAGCCAATTGCTTCGCGTTTCACGCTCGCTACCGAACCCGTTCGGCGGAGGCGGGTAGAAGACAGATGTCCGCTTTTCCAGTGTCCCAAAAGGAGCGATATCTACAGCGTCCTTGATGATTACCTGGTATTTCTCTCTGACATAATTGCGAGTGAAAGCGTCACTGTCGTACACATAAAACGGCTTCCCGTAAATCACATATGTCTCGCCGACTTGAATATCCTCGGGGCACAAGTAATCGTTTTTCATAAGCTTGCCGTATGTATGCTGCTGATACCTGCTCTGCGTCAAATCGGCGGATGGGTGTGGAATTCGCTGGCGGTGAATCAAGATCGGCCCTCCCCATCGGCCGCTGTTCTCTGGCCTACACTCGGCAATCTCAATAATGTTGTTTTCCAGATAGACTCTAATGACGCAGTAGTGTAAGTCACCGCTGATGTTGCCGCGATCATCCCAGAGCGCCATATATGTTAAATGCTCGTTGATCTTGTTCTTCAAGAACTCCTTTGTGATGGCAATATCCTCTGTAGAGTGCTTCGTGTAGATACCTGTTAGCTGCTGCTCGATGGCGCGCTTGCGGTCCATATCGTCCGAGGTCATCACTCGTTTCGTCGACCGCTCCGctgaggcagcagctgtgcgggTGAAAGAGTCCTGCGGAATGCTCAGCGCATCCGGAATGTCCTTTTCAAGAACCTCGCGAAAGTAACGGCGACTCCGTTTGTCCATATCGGTGATGTAGTACGTCTGGCCATAAATACTCACAGAATCGCCGACGCGAAAGTCACTAAGAAGAAAGATATCATTTGGATTTCGCATGTCTTTGGGAACCTGACGACGAGAGAGAATCTTCGACTCACCCAACCCGCTATTTTTCTGGGCAATTTCGGTGATGGAAAGACTGTCGTCCTTGACAAAAAAGCTGATGCACACCTTGCGCACACGTTCTTTCTCCGCACTGCTCTCTGACACATCTTCGGTAAAGTATCCCAGCATTCGAACAACAAAATTATCTAGATCCTCTTTCGTGAAATCTTCAGAGAACCACCCGTTCCATACAGCTTCTTcgtcctcagcagcagcctcagcgGCGGTGTGAAGCCTTTCGAATGGTTGGCCACTGTAGCAATATTTCGTATGAGGTGCGTAgtctgtttttctctcgaGAAGTAAATTGTGGCTTTTTCTCAGCGTGCTTCGATTGATAGGATCATCGTGAAAATTAGCGCCAATCGCCAACGGCAAATTCTCACTCTGCGGAGCATGCGCATAGTGCTTCTCCGGTTGCGTTCGAGCAACACTGTTCTTCATGTTTCTTGTGTTACTTAGCTGTCAGAGATGAAAACCTACTACTTGATGACCTACAATTATTGGGGTGTGCAAGCATAAGTGTTCATGCTTGTATGTGTTCGCGTACAGATATACATTTGTGTGTTTACAAGAGAGAGCAATGGATCAAGTTTTTGCGAATTATTGCACCAAAAGCAAGAACAGCATGACGagcaaaggaagaaaaaaaacactgCGATCCCTTAGCGATGATGAGTTTCAACAATAATATATATACATATGCACCTCATTTTTTCCTTCGATGTTCCTCGCTCACTTTTCAGCATCACCACTCTGCCATACAGCATGGCCTCACCTCCACTCTACCACGGTCCCGCcgcaggcccatcgcgcagcCCCGAccagccgcagacacacgaGCCGCGGCAAcgcgccgacccagccatCGCAGCACAGCCCCTGCCCCAGGCAcctcacaccaccacaccccgCAAGCTGCCTCGCACATCCCCCGGGGCGGCTCGGGCACccccaccagcaggcagcgagggccagGCGAGACACGCCCGGGTTGCACTGGCACCCCGCCCACCCCACGGATGGCACAAATGTGTGCACGGTCGTCGCCCGCCCCGACACAacgccgtccaggacatggccgccggcatccgcagcgatacaccgcCCTGGCCTCCACGCGTCGAAGACACTGGGTCCTACCAGCACCCGGGGCGGCTCGCCATTGGCGGGGAGAGAAGCTGCCGGACTGCTCCGCAGAGAGGGCGCCGGGCTCTGCGATCCCACACACTGAAGCGTCCCACGTCATCCATGTTTCTGTAGATGATGCagtgaaagaaaaaaattgAGGCACCACACTGATGGGAAAGCCACAGGAAGCCAACTTTTACTTCGTCTTTGGCATTGCGCTGCTTTCGACGAGAGATCAAGAAGGCTATGCCAAGTTGAAGATGAGTGCTGTAGGAAACGAGGAAAATGGTAGGGCACCATTAAAAGATAAGCACTAGTGACTTATctgggaaaaaaaagaaaatgatGGCCCTGAAAAGATGAGCTGTGTAAGATGAGAAATGACTGGAATTAAGAATCTAACAAAACCAAGTCAATCTAACTCTATAGTAAGCCTTGAAAATGAATGAAAAAGGAATTCCACAGTTGTGATTTTACTCCAAAAGCAGTTACTAAGAGATCAACCCTTTACGCAGAGGTTGAAACGAAAGGAAATTCCAATGCAGCCACGCAGTCGTACTCGTGAGAAGAGTATTTGCGTCGCACAGCCTGAAGACGAGATGAGCCAGAGCATAAGCGCTGAGTGAACGGGAGAAGCTGCTCAGTAACTGGCTGAACCTCCTCAAATCTAATTCCGTGGGCAAATGGGTATACTTCGATCTCCCATAGACGTTGGAGTGGAATCGCGTCCTGTGACGTGTTGTGGCGAATCAAAAACGCtccaagaagaagagcccCTGCCGCAATACGTGACGGTAGGAACTGCAGGAGTGGATAGCAGTGGGCAGCACTCTCCAAAAACAGAAACGTGGCGTGACGCACTGTTGGCGACATGTGGCAGCTTTCCAAGAGTCGACAAGCTATTGGGTACGTCGTGGGAACAGTGAACTTGAACCGAAGGGCAGTCACAACGTCAAACTCCATGCCGATAACCTCCCTTGGGGTATATGTGTTAGCTGTCACAGCGACACAGTCATTCATCGTTGGCGGCCAGATTTCCTCGTGCTTAGCCGCAACTAAAACAGCTGTAATGCCCACCAGTTGTAGCTTGGTACGCGGAATATTgtagaaaaaaagaaatctATCGATGATATCTACGGCCAGATAGAACGTTTCGGAATGAAGCTTGAACTCTGTGATAACATCAATCAGCCAATCTATCAAGATTTTCCGCATCCGATCAGTGATCTCTGACTGACGATCTATGTATAATCTCTCGCTGTAAACAACGCGCTCGACCTCCAAAAAGTACGCCAATATTTCAGACCCGTACTCCGACACAAAATGTCGTTCATTAGTTCGAGGTGTCGGGAGTTGAGCTCCAGTCTTGTGATAAGGCTCGCGAGCTAGATTGGTCTGGTTAGAGAGAGGAATCCGTCCTTGTACTGGGACCGCCATCATGACCACCGCGCTTCTATGATATCCAGTGTGCTGCATTATTGTGTACAATTACATTTGTGTTGAATaaaacagaggagagaaacgagaaaagCATGAGAGTAAATGGAATCATTTAAATATGTGAAATGGCTTTTGCAAGAACGTGGCTCACTGTTGTCACCATCCACCTCTCTACTACGGTCCTGATATTTGTTTTACTTATTTTCGCTATCGTTTCCTCAAACTTTGTAGACACAGTTCACGTACAGTAATTCAGCTGAATACGCTACCATCATCAAAAGAATTCCTTACGGTACAAAATGATCGTGCGTTACGCCAACCACTTAATCCCTTCCCAGATCCAGCGACCCTTACGAAAAAAGATTTTAACCCCCCAAAGCCCTAAAACCGAGGCTCGGCTACTCATATTCCCCTCTTCCGGAATAGGAAACGCCCCTTGGCGACGGCATCGCCGCCCGAAAAGCCCCCCGCGCATCCCCCGGGGCGGCCCGGGCACccccaccagcaggcagcgagggacaGGCGAGACACGCCCGGGTTGCACTGGCACCCCGCCCACCCCACGGATGGCACAAACGTGTGCACGGTCGTCGCCCGCCCCGACACAacgccgtccaggacatggccgccggcatccgcagcgatacaccgcCCTGGCCTCCACGCGTCGCTGACCCTGGGCCCTGCCAGCACCCGGGGCGGCTCGCCAttggcggggaggggggctgccggACTGCCCCGCAGAGAGGGCGCCAGGCTCTGCGACGCCACGCCCCGCGGGGGCCGACACCAGCGAGCAAAACGAATAACATATATACGACAGATCGCAAAGAACATGGAAGCACGACCAAGCCAAGACAGGGGCGAGAAAGGGGTCCGTCACCTTAAGCGAAAgaacgggagagagaaaggtaAAGAGACGGCGGAGCAAAGCGGAGTGCTGAAGCATTCCAACAAatgaaggaaaaagagactatagacccacacacacccgagCTCAGGCCCGTCTTCACGCGCAAGTTGTGGTCATATGAGGCTCTTTCACTCCTTCGCAGATGCCCCTGCCTTGTGCCATTGCCGCCCTTTTCACACACCGCGAAAGGCGCAACAAAAGCGGTCCGAGGAGAAACCCCGCAAAGAAGAACCGGGCGGAAAGGCACGTTACAGAGAGCCCaagggtgaagaggagggaaacaaAGAACTGACTGCTacgcggcagcgagggacatgcacgcgcgcgtgttcgCACACGTGGGCTGGCAGGGGCGTTGGGGTCTGTGAAAgaaagagcagaaaaaagCGCAAGCCGAAAGAACAAAAGCTTTCCGTGGCAGCGCAGGGGGAACCGCAATTcaaagagggaaacaaaagaaacgaaTTTCGCTTGCGCACATACATGCGATCACAGTTATATACCATGTGCCCATCCGTAGGCAGAGAGGTGATAGAGAAAAAGCAGCTCGACGCTGCGAACCTGGAGACGAACCACAATCTGTACCCGGTAGATTCACCTTGCGCATGCATCCGGCTGCATCCAAGCCCTCCGTGTTTGTGAGGTgcgggtggcggtggtgaagcACAACGCGCGTGCGCATCAGTGGAACCAGCGCTTGGGTGATCCTAAGTTCATTAAAAGTATTGCTTCATACCCCCGTGGAAGCGGTTAGAAAAAGAGAGATACAGACAGGGAACAAGTGCCACGCAAGGCTTGTCAAAGAGCGGGGAGTGGAGtgcagggaaaagaaaggcacagagaaggaaggacaAACATGAGCAAAAAGTTGGGATACATTtaaaaacaaacaagcaaaaaaaaaaagagagaacaaacaGAACGAAAGACAGACGcgcagaaaaagaaaaggcagggaagaaggagggggcgccgcgttcttctttttgtgtgtgggcaACGATAACCGCGCGCGGAGACTAGCCGCGCACTGGCCATGGTAGTGGTAATCGCACTGAACTGACAAAAGGGGACCAACACACAAAacgggaaagaggaggacaagTGGCGGTGATGCAAAGCAGTGTCGGCGGTGGAAAATCCGAGGGGGTaatgaaaaacaaaacaaaaaaaggaaagggaggaagccAAAAGAGGGGCGGATATcagacgagaagagagaaacaagcCAAGGGGTGGGAAAGCAAGGATGGGGTGAGGGGCGGGGGATCCATTTGTAAGGAAGAGCAGACCATGCAAGAGAGGCCCTCACGTGCATTTGCCAgctgaggaagacgaagaaaaaaaggaaaggggagaggaaggatgAAGATATAAACACGCTCCTTGTACAgcccccgccctctctcccgacCCTTCTCTTACCAGGGACCGGGGAAGCgcaaggaagggggaggcaaaCAAGGCCGTCTTCAGTGTGCGCTTTGATGGTTCCTCTTCTCCAAGTCACTGTTCCTCTTGGCGCTGTCGTGCTTATTGGGACTCGCGGACTCAGTCATCCGCAGGCTTGCCGTTGCACGATGCAGGTTCACCGAAGAACCCACTGCTGCCATTCCTTCTCGGCAGCCTCCTCGATCGCAGAGGACCATGTGGTGGCAGAAGAGGTGTATGATGGCAACAGCGTCGATGCCCGacgcactgcctcctcgcgcgtcAGCGTCTCTCCTGTGAGAAGGTTCAGGTACAGAACAGCTGGCTTTTGAGTTGCCAAACGAGGGGGCACGCACGCCGCCGTGTCTTCTTCGGCACACGCGCCATCAGATGGCcacgccagcacctccacaatATCCAAACCCCCGAATACGTACGgacgagagggggtgaggagacCCAAGCGCACGTGCAGGTACAGATTACCGTTTCCGCTGCTTGCATCATCGCCAAACACACCGCTGCCCCGTGCGTTTGCCGGGCTATCATCAGCTACATGCATCCGCTTTCGCTGGCAGTAATGCGCTCGTGCCATGGACAACGGAGCCAGTCGAGGCAGCTTTGCGGAAAACGAGTCGAGCCCGACACGGTTCCACGCCAGCGACCGCCGCCGGAGCGTCAGAGGCTCAGGGAGAAGCTGGCTCAAAGTGTACTGAGGCACaaaggaagaggcagcggaCAGTACGTGATTTTGTGGCG from Leishmania panamensis strain MHOM/PA/94/PSC-1 chromosome 25 sequence encodes:
- the CYCA gene encoding cyclin (TriTrypDB/GeneDB-style sysID: LpmP.25.1520) — protein: MQHTGYHRSAVVMMAVPVQGRIPLSNQTNLAREPYHKTGAQLPTPRTNERHFVSEYGSEILAYFLEVERVVYSERLYIDRQSEITDRMRKILIDWLIDVITEFKLHSETFYLAVDIIDRFLFFYNIPRTKLQLVGITAVLVAAKHEEIWPPTMNDCVAVTANTYTPREVIGMEFDVVTALRFKFTVPTTYPIACRLLESCHMSPTVRHATFLFLESAAHCYPLLQFLPSRIAAGALLLGAFLIRHNTSQDAIPLQRLWEIEVYPFAHGIRFEEVQPVTEQLLPFTQRLCSGSSRLQAVRRKYSSHEYDCVAALEFPFVSTSA
- the CARP4 gene encoding cAMP response protein, putative (TriTrypDB/GeneDB-style sysID: LpmP.25.1510), whose product is MKNSVARTQPEKHYAHAPQSENLPLAIGANFHDDPINRSTLRKSHNLLLERKTDYAPHTKYCYSGQPFERLHTAAEAAAEDEEAVWNGWFSEDFTKEDLDNFVVRMLGYFTEDVSESSAEKERVRKVCISFFVKDDSLSITEIAQKNSGLGESKILSRRQVPKDMRNPNDIFLLSDFRVGDSVSIYGQTYYITDMDKRSRRYFREVLEKDIPDALSIPQDSFTRTAAASAERSTKRVMTSDDMDRKRAIEQQLTGIYTKHSTEDIAITKEFLKNKINEHLTYMALWDDRGNISGDLHYCVIRVYLENNIIEIAECRPENSGRWGGPILIHRQRIPHPSADLTQSRYQQHTYGKLMKNDYLCPEDIQVGETYVIYGKPFYVYDSDAFTRNYVREKYQVIIKDAVDIAPFGTLEKRTSVFYPPPPNGFGSERETRSNWLSLVGKPARIDHELAQRESGRVMSFSAKLAKPIVAGDESREFVISFYRETKELAIFEKPKRNSGMLGGRFLAKGAHRKDMPNGTTVPFSADDFQVGQVIEIYRRPFLLTGLDAGTQRILDGTDKDVTEDRIKCLVVLLKQQLNLKFTRSSEAFLGLAPQGTLGYVQVKEFLRACSCNITDEEALLLVQNLSPGTDGIISYEDFRQVVDVSSESMDEASLTTRSIRNVNMTRNDQLKSTATVSEEKLRRKQLRDVLQFKLIQRKGSVQEQFRLLSDYSANSRLNRDMFRISLNTVLHFNMSKEDEDTLVSLLFDNVEDENGDITYKQFQEFVDSVDNN
- a CDS encoding hypothetical protein (TriTrypDB/GeneDB-style sysID: LpmP.25.1530), with protein sequence MAAVPPFLSLVDIYDYLPNFDADCDLQVGDWVVVQPQRMAALLGPLISAWEAAPQNHVLSAASSFVPQYTLSQLLPEPLTLRRRSLAWNRVGLDSFSAKLPRLAPLSMARAHYCQRKRMHVADDSPANARGSGVFGDDASSGNGNLYLHVRLGLLTPSRPYVFGGLDIVEVLAWPSDGACAEEDTAACVPPRLATQKPAVLYLNLLTGETLTREEAVRRASTLLPSYTSSATTWSSAIEEAAEKEWQQWVLR